From Nyctibius grandis isolate bNycGra1 chromosome 18, bNycGra1.pri, whole genome shotgun sequence:
GTTGGATCCAGCTCCGTCAGACTCGCCAGTACAGCTCCAGGTTCCACCAGAGGAGTTGCCTGCTTTggtggagggagaaggaagcgTTCGTTTTTGACAGACAAATGCtacagctgacaaaaaaaacccaaacagctgAGGAAGTATGCAGGACTGGGGCTTGTTCTCTCCAGCAAACCAGGCAAAAGGCATCGCAACGACACATAAATGAAGACGATGCAGCAAAAGATTTCTACAATACGCTATATGCTGTCACTCCTTACCTCCTTGAAACTTGCTTTTCTAGTCCTTCAAAGTTTTGTCTCATTAAATTCCCTGTCACTGTTCTGTTTTAAGAATGTCCTTGTTAAAACTAAAACACCTGTAAGCCTTCCCTGGGCACTCTTGCCccttactgggaaaaaaaacacatgatCTTGGCATTCATTCAATCTACAGTGACAGATGCTGCTGTAGAAAGTACGACAGAACTTCCCAGCCTCCTCCAACTCAAAATCCTACCTCCctagctgtaaaaaaaatatagtaagCAATAGcaagaaaagaacataaaagctaaggctgatttctttctggttATGTATTTATGGAACACTTGCTTTGGAACAAAGGTGATCAACGCTCACAGTTTCTGTTGTGCTTTCCTGGATGTCCTCAGTTCAGCTGCAGATACCCTCATTAACCAGTTCAGCTCGAGAAATAAGCTACCAGTTAATTGGTGCTGCACTGGCAGCCAGGGAGTTCTGACACAGAAGACAGGTCCTACACACACACTCGCTTTTTGGACAGCTGATGCAGTTTTACTTTTGGCAACAGAATACTGCATTTGTAAAGAATACAGATTTTTGGCTACCTGAACCAATGTTAAGGTAGATAAAGTTTTGACCTTGAACTCCATGGCAGTGTCGACTTAAGTACGCAAGTGTGTAGGACCAGAAACAGGTCAGAGAGCCCAGCATCTGAAACAGCACTAGAACCCACAGCTATACATGGCAGGCAATTAGCGTTTACACATTTAAGCCTCAAGACAATCCATCACTGGTGCGTCCCACCAACTAGCAAAACAGgtattttcctctttgccttAGCTGAGCAGATGTGCTGGAAGCAGCCTCTGCCTCTCCGTCACACTACCTGCATGCCTCTGTCATGCCCGTCTAACTGCACTTTCAGTTTGTGAAGCTCTTCGATCTCTCGGTTGTGCCGCTCCGTTTTGTGCCGCACCAAAGAGCGGTAGAAGTGAATGGTGAAGACGACAAAAATCAGACCCACTGGGACCATGATGATGGTGGAGACCAGCGCTGACTGCCAACCCGCGTGGCCGCTGGGCTTCTCGACGTTGGTGGTCTCGTTTTTCAGGATGGAGCCCACAGGCAGGAATTTTATCCAGCACAGAAGCACAACTTCCGCAAGGAAAAGCAGGATCCCCAAGACGGTGGAGAAGCCCCACGCCAGCTCAATGTAGGGATGCATGCGCTCATGCGGGGACTCACTGATGGAGTTCAGGTTGTGGATGTTGCTCACTGCTTCCACGTTAGGCAGAATGCAGGTGCTGATGAGAAGGGCAAAGAGATGAACTGCCACCAGCACCGTTGTGCAGGCACTGAAAGCGATCAGCAGCATCGGGGGGTACTTGTACTGCACCTCCAGCTGCACCTCCACCATGGCAACCTGGGGAAAGCAACAAAAAGCTGGTCAACAGCTGCTAGTTTTCCCTCTTTTCAAGGCTTTCATTCAGGAAAGCATCTTTATTTCAGGAAGAGCACCTAAGGTCAAGTACACGCTCAAGTGCTTTCTAGAAAGGCAGCCTAGACGGATCATTCCTGTTTCCCATGAAGACGTACGCGCAGGCTGCGGCTTGGCCTTTCTGAAGGCTTACACACACGTTTCTGCACTGTAGCTTTCTGAAATAACAGATCTCTCCTTGCAACCACGAGCCATACGAACTGCACCAAACCGAACACACAGCAGAAGGAACTCATGAGACAACAGGCGGAGCTCGGAGGCCGCTGACAGCCCGCTAGCCTGCCCACCCGTCACACGCTCTCCTTCCGCTCAGCCGCTTGCAGCTGCAGTGAAGTTTCGACTTCGGGCacataaagaaaagcaaaagcaagcagcCCTCCTGGCCAGCGGCCAGCAAGGTTTTGCTACCCCCCATGGGAAGCAGGCCAGCTACTGTACAGTTTAAGTTAGTCTGTAGTTAAAATAGCTGCCTTCTATTCTCAAAACATTgtatgttcatttttattataaatatgcCCAGATACAAGTTATTTATATCCCCAAATTTCTCCCTTGAGAGGTAATAACTAACTGATGTACTCAGCAGAAGTGGACAGCTACTGGCTTATGGGTGTGTTCAACAACTCAGGAGTCTGTTTTCTCCAAACAAGAGCTATCATATAGCAAGTCTCTAAAGcggtctattttttttctaatcaaatAAAGCTTAACAAGCAGAATAAAAGCAAGGGGCTCTTCTGAGATTAGAGCTGGAGTCCTAGTACAGGTCTGTTAACTGATTTAGCATAAGAATCTGTAAAATTACTTATCTGCGAAGTAAAATAGCACAAGTCCTGCATGGCGTCACCCTGGGAAGGACTGCAGAAACCTTGTGCTAAAAGAAGCCACAAAAACAGTGGACAAGACTATCAAACATTCCTCTCTAGCGGCTTGCTTGGATCTGCAGCTGCACCTCATGATTTGCACACACACTAACTCGCCTTGCAGTAGCCAAAACCTCTGGTGATCCCAGGGGACCAGCTGCGCCAGCACGGCACAGCTCACCAGGCATGTTaaggaaaggagaagctgaTGCTTGGACGCCTGCCTCAGGGCAGTGCCCCTCCCTCAAGACCATCGTGAGAAGgcaaagttcacagaatcacagaatcaatcaggttggaagagccctctgggatcatcgagtccaaccactgccctgacaccaccatggcaactagaccagggcactaagtgccatgtccagtcttttcttaaacccctccagagatggtgactccaccaccaagTTGGAACAAGCAGCTTGATTCTGGGGCGTAGGTGGATTTTGCAGAACGGGCACATCATTACTTTATCCAGACTTTGCATGAGACCACCACTGAGTAGCCATTTCAGCCTCTCTATAATAATCTGCACCATTCGCTCTGGCATTTGttgttaataataatatttaggCACTGGAAGATTAGGGGTACAGTCACGTTCTCCCTGTGGGTAACCCCAAAAAGGATTAAGAAAGTGCCCATGTTGGCATGACTGCTGCCTTACCTGCATTTACCTTGAAACCCTCAGCAGCCTGAATGAGGGGATCACAGTCAAGTCTGAACACATTTAGTAGCAACCAAGATGTAACGTGTGTGTTTGGGGCTGCAAATGGTCAGTCTCTGCAAGTCCAGGTTTTCTACCTACGTCAACTCTTTAGGATATTAGAGACACCAAAGATATTGTGGCAGTTCTTGGACATTCCCAGCCTTTTGTGCTGATTATGAGCACGTggggtttttactttttttgtggttttttaaaGGTTCCTGATTGCACTTTACAGTAGTTCTTGTTGTATAGTGGAGAAAATAGTAACGCGGGACTGCCTTCACCATCTATTGCGAGgtcaatttaattaaaacacatgCCACGTTGCCTTGCATATGTTCTCTTTGCAGATGCCCCTATATTGATTCGAGGAGGAGGAGATCCAACTTGTTCTCTGCTGCACTGTTGTGCACAATGAATTTGTACAGTGCTGTGATTGTCCGTCACACCCCATCAGCCAGGAAAAGCTGCTGGTATAGTGTTCATTATTGGGTGCTGTAATACCCAGAGACACAGTATTCAGCAAGCTGAACAGGAATTGTACCTGCATGTTCAATTTATAGCTTTATATTAAAGCTGAAAGCCTGGCTGATGTCAACATATCAATTTCTACTTGTTATCCTTCGCGTGAGCAGCACTTTTCAGCTAATTGGATGTTTCCTCACAGACCAACCTATTCCCTAGGGCTAGCTTCAGCTGTGCAATGTGATGAATTTTTAACACTGACTGATGGCTCGGTAAGAGGTATTTCGGGGAAAAACATCAACAATCCAGATAGGGcagcaaggcagaaaaacagTTCACTTAACCTGAACAAGTACTGGAAACGTGAGTGAGCTCTTATCGCTCCACGCCGTACAGACTGTCATGTCATTCTCTGACTGGGATAAGAGAAAGAGGACAAGCTGACATAAcccatttaaaaatcattaaatatgCTGCTTAGTCTGTAGAACTATTAATGTGTCACGTTTGATACAATTATACTCTTCTGTGATAAGAGCCCTCTTTATTGTAACCTCTTGCCAGAAGCCAGGGTGTCAAGGGCTTGACTTTGCAAGGCACTGAGCACTCTGCCGACCCGCAGAATATCTCAGCATAGGCTTAATTTTAAGCTTGAGAATCACCCTGAACTCCATGCTCACAGGTTTGCTAAAGGACCAAGTACTCAGAACATTTTAGAATTAAACTGCAATTAAATTACATGCAATTatcgttgttttttttttttagaccaGCATAGCCCAGATTGTCCAGAACAAAGACGACGCTCATCTTGAGAAATTTAGACCAGGATAGATAGTACGAGGCAAAGGATGACAAATGGCTTAACACAAACCATGTTACATTCACACAGATGGTTTGGCAGCCGCTAAAAACAATCACTCCAGTAGatctgttggatttttttttttaaatcaaatacaTATCCTGTAGCAATTGGACAAGTATCGAGAAAACTGACTAGCACTAACAGCTCTTATTTCCATCAGGAAAATGATTAAGGAAGCTTTCTAAGCTCCCTCTAAATCTCCTTTGTCTGCAGTCTCCCTGGGGCAAACGCACCAGCCCTACAGCTCGCCCCAAAACAGAGCTGGCACTGGAAAGGACCCacatcctcctgctctgcccagctctgccagaaATACCAGAGGTAGCATCGAGTAACGAGGAAGGTTTGCATTATTCTGCAGCCTGTCCAGAAGGAGCTGGATCAAAGCCATCCCCTCTTGATTAAATATCCATCAGCTCCTAATAATTTTCAGCCAATATGGAACTGGCTTGAATCAAACACACTGATGGGGAAGTAAATAGAGCAACAGCCAAGCCC
This genomic window contains:
- the ORAI2 gene encoding protein orai-2, producing the protein MSSELNVPVDPSTPACCSEPGTKGMDYRDWVRRSYLELVTSNHHSVQALSWRKLYLSRAKLKASSRTSALLSGFAMVAMVEVQLEVQYKYPPMLLIAFSACTTVLVAVHLFALLISTCILPNVEAVSNIHNLNSISESPHERMHPYIELAWGFSTVLGILLFLAEVVLLCWIKFLPVGSILKNETTNVEKPSGHAGWQSALVSTIIMVPVGLIFVVFTIHFYRSLVRHKTERHNREIEELHKLKVQLDGHDRGMQVV